A genome region from Streptomyces antimycoticus includes the following:
- a CDS encoding ABC transporter ATP-binding protein codes for MLTVESLKKSYDEAPGRPARRKKSDTTRTYAVGGVDFEVNDGELFTLLGPSGCGKTTTLRSIAGLERPTEGKVSLGGRVLFDSAQDVNLRPNQRGFGMVFQSYAIWPHMTVAKNVSFPLEVMPRAKRPSRQEIDHQVADVLESVELGSYAQRSATKLSGGQQQRLALARALVTRPELMLLDEPLSNLDAKLRETMRFELKRLQRELNLTAIYVTHDQAEALVMSSRIAVMNEGRVEQIGKPREIYTRPATRFVAEFIGTSNFLEGKVVAVNGDEVEVDTPHGRLVAADPPRKPVAGDPVLLSIRPECVDLSRERRGLPNEWTGTVRTRAFLGDVVDHIVRIGDTEIRNRSNPTLSIPPGTEVHFSVTPDKVTLVPVD; via the coding sequence ATGCTGACTGTCGAATCCCTGAAGAAGTCCTACGACGAGGCGCCGGGAAGGCCGGCCCGCCGCAAGAAGAGCGACACCACCCGCACCTACGCCGTCGGCGGCGTCGACTTCGAGGTCAACGACGGCGAACTCTTCACGCTGCTCGGTCCATCCGGCTGCGGGAAGACGACGACACTGCGTTCCATCGCCGGTCTGGAACGCCCCACCGAGGGCAAGGTCTCGCTGGGCGGCCGCGTCCTGTTCGACTCGGCGCAGGACGTCAACCTCCGCCCCAACCAGCGCGGTTTCGGCATGGTCTTCCAGTCGTACGCGATCTGGCCGCATATGACCGTGGCCAAGAACGTCTCCTTCCCGCTGGAGGTCATGCCACGCGCCAAGCGGCCCTCCCGCCAGGAGATCGACCACCAGGTGGCCGACGTCCTGGAGAGCGTGGAACTCGGCTCCTACGCACAGCGGTCGGCGACCAAGCTGTCCGGCGGCCAGCAGCAGCGCCTGGCCCTGGCCCGCGCCCTGGTGACCCGGCCCGAGCTGATGCTCCTCGATGAGCCGCTGTCCAATCTGGACGCCAAGCTGCGCGAGACGATGCGGTTCGAACTCAAGCGTCTCCAGCGGGAGTTGAACCTCACCGCGATCTATGTGACGCACGACCAGGCCGAGGCGCTGGTGATGTCGAGCCGGATCGCCGTGATGAACGAGGGCCGCGTCGAGCAGATCGGCAAGCCCCGGGAGATCTACACCCGGCCCGCCACCCGCTTCGTCGCCGAGTTCATCGGCACCTCCAACTTCCTGGAGGGCAAGGTCGTCGCCGTGAACGGCGACGAGGTGGAGGTGGACACCCCGCACGGCCGGCTGGTGGCCGCCGACCCGCCGCGCAAGCCCGTCGCCGGCGACCCGGTGCTCCTCTCGATCCGCCCCGAGTGCGTCGACCTGTCGCGTGAGCGGCGCGGCCTGCCCAACGAGTGGACCGGTACCGTCCGGACCCGCGCGTTCCTCGGCGATGTCGTCGACCACATCGTGCGGATCGGCGACACCGAGATCCGCAACCGGTCCAACCCGACGCTCTCCATCCCGCCCGGCACGGAGGTCCACTTCTCGGTCACGCCGGACAAGGTGACGCTCGTGCCGGTCGACTGA
- a CDS encoding cupin domain-containing protein: MSVHTSTQTTHYHVQKRRRAQFLEDWRANHRTVVALEDVPMQVTERGSRIGVYVGADGDRTTRTMDALAHELDPGVTTTIHRHSWDAMLFVVAGHGWIEIDGQRVEYGPGDSLHVPAWAWHRSGNDAGDTVRYLSFSSEPLLETMGMAILEDAGHTPVAELPPRPPYSAGRDGSDPYAARLRRLARDQDTRRSGRLHTDWDELELRNTPRGTRTTFLLDRAIGYQASGITMAMFEIGPGRAQSMHRHPGEAWLYVVEGSGESYLGPEPEGGTRHPWKKGDIIVVDHFLWHQHINTDPERTAKVVRIHMFDSLLETMRALCDPLVLFEEPPEHIRDAQAGDPSTIDWPPVTRPTWP, translated from the coding sequence ATGAGTGTGCACACCTCAACCCAGACCACCCACTACCACGTGCAGAAACGGCGACGAGCCCAGTTCCTCGAGGACTGGCGGGCCAACCACCGCACCGTTGTCGCCCTCGAGGACGTCCCGATGCAGGTGACGGAGCGCGGTAGCCGCATCGGCGTATACGTCGGTGCCGACGGCGACCGGACCACCCGCACCATGGACGCACTCGCCCACGAGCTCGACCCGGGTGTCACCACGACGATCCACCGGCACTCCTGGGACGCGATGCTCTTCGTCGTGGCCGGCCACGGCTGGATCGAGATCGACGGCCAACGCGTGGAGTACGGCCCGGGCGACTCCCTGCACGTTCCGGCATGGGCCTGGCACCGCAGCGGGAACGACGCCGGGGACACCGTGCGCTACCTGTCGTTCTCCAGCGAGCCGCTCCTCGAGACCATGGGCATGGCGATCCTCGAGGACGCCGGGCACACGCCCGTGGCCGAACTCCCGCCACGTCCGCCCTACTCGGCGGGCCGGGACGGCTCCGACCCCTACGCTGCGCGGCTGCGGCGCCTCGCCCGCGATCAGGACACCCGGCGCTCCGGCCGCCTGCACACCGACTGGGACGAGCTGGAGCTGCGGAACACCCCCCGCGGCACCCGCACCACGTTCCTCCTCGACCGGGCGATCGGCTACCAGGCATCCGGCATCACCATGGCCATGTTCGAGATCGGCCCGGGCCGCGCCCAGTCCATGCACCGCCACCCGGGCGAGGCATGGCTGTACGTGGTCGAGGGCTCCGGCGAGAGCTACCTCGGCCCGGAGCCGGAGGGCGGCACCCGCCACCCGTGGAAGAAGGGCGACATCATCGTCGTCGACCACTTCCTGTGGCACCAGCACATCAACACGGACCCGGAGCGGACCGCGAAGGTGGTACGCATCCATATGTTCGACAGCCTTCTGGAGACCATGCGGGCGCTGTGCGACCCGCTGGTGCTCTTCGAGGAGCCGCCGGAGCACATCCGCGACGCGCAGGCCGGCGACCCCTCGACGATCGACTGGCCGCCGGTGACCCGGCCGACGTGGCCGTGA
- a CDS encoding AAA family ATPase — translation MSALPHGVAGVHALPADHHDGPWDAVLIDPAVKERLLATAVLVLRHGRRLAGAAVAPHGLVVLAGPPGTGKSTLAQGLAQATARVLAPHGATTLVEVDPHAFPSELLGESQRQVSRLFRETLPELAARRPHTVVLVDEVEALAVRRHSASFDTNPVDVHRATDAVLSGLDALRAERPGTLLVVTTNFADAVDDAFLSRADLVIRTEVPGEEVVPEIVADSLRELASQWPELRTLAADASVHRRVGKLLHGLDGRRIRKTVHGALALRVATARDPSLLTADDLVAAAEEAAEVLRLTAGSA, via the coding sequence ATGAGTGCGCTCCCACACGGTGTGGCCGGCGTCCACGCGCTGCCGGCCGATCACCACGACGGGCCCTGGGACGCGGTGCTCATCGACCCGGCGGTCAAGGAGCGGCTCCTCGCGACCGCCGTCCTCGTGCTGCGGCACGGGCGGCGGCTCGCGGGGGCGGCGGTCGCCCCGCACGGTCTGGTGGTGCTGGCCGGGCCGCCGGGTACGGGCAAGTCGACACTGGCGCAAGGTCTGGCACAGGCCACCGCCCGCGTCCTCGCCCCCCACGGAGCGACCACGCTCGTCGAGGTCGATCCGCACGCCTTCCCCAGCGAGCTGCTCGGGGAGAGCCAGCGGCAGGTGTCCCGCCTCTTCCGGGAGACACTGCCGGAACTGGCCGCGCGCCGGCCGCACACCGTCGTCCTGGTCGACGAGGTGGAGGCGCTGGCCGTCCGCCGGCACTCGGCGTCGTTCGACACCAACCCCGTGGACGTGCACCGCGCCACGGACGCCGTCCTCAGCGGCCTTGACGCGCTGCGGGCCGAGCGGCCCGGGACTCTCCTCGTAGTGACGACGAACTTCGCCGACGCGGTGGACGACGCGTTCCTCTCCCGCGCCGACCTGGTGATCCGTACCGAGGTCCCCGGTGAAGAGGTCGTCCCGGAGATCGTCGCGGACTCGCTGCGCGAACTGGCCTCCCAGTGGCCGGAGTTGAGGACACTCGCGGCGGACGCGTCGGTGCACCGCCGGGTGGGCAAGCTGCTGCACGGGCTCGACGGGCGCCGCATCCGCAAGACCGTTCACGGGGCGCTCGCCCTGCGGGTCGCCACGGCACGCGACCCGTCCCTCCTGACGGCGGACGACCTGGTCGCCGCGGCCGAGGAGGCGGCGGAAGTTCTCCGGCTGACCGCCGGCTCGGCGTAG
- a CDS encoding MFS transporter: protein MRPTLPEVLRQRDFTLYWAGVVLSQIGTRGAVAANLYQVYELTGSTAQVGLVGLAQAVALLALSPLGGVYADRLDRRRLLQATQAVALVVSLALAGLTLTGVATVWAVALSSLLATAAATFDQPARQALIPALVPRERLVDAFALLNPSRELAVLAGPALAGVLIAAGGPGAVYVFDAVTYAVLVAVLAMLRVPALPGAQGKPAGLLASLREGASYVARRPVVWQLMGLDLAATVSGAYRVLLPAFASDVLHVGATGYGLLSAAPSAGALLGSVWVFRLVRTARSGRLVLWGTAVYGLAVTGLALSGTFVLALAAALTLGAADALATTVRHAAVQVETPDALRGRVSAIYQMASRGGPALGDAGMGALAGAIGPVTALALGGIVPAAAAGLAAVRGRHIRAFDVPKEAPSAAS from the coding sequence GTGCGTCCGACGCTTCCGGAGGTACTCCGGCAACGCGACTTCACCCTGTACTGGGCCGGAGTGGTGCTGTCGCAGATCGGCACCCGCGGGGCCGTGGCCGCCAACCTGTACCAGGTGTACGAGCTGACCGGGTCGACCGCACAGGTCGGCCTGGTCGGCCTCGCCCAGGCCGTGGCCCTGCTGGCCCTTTCCCCGCTCGGCGGGGTGTACGCCGACCGGCTCGACCGGCGGCGTCTGCTCCAGGCCACGCAGGCCGTGGCCCTAGTCGTATCGCTCGCGCTGGCCGGCCTCACCCTGACGGGCGTGGCCACGGTGTGGGCGGTGGCGCTGTCCTCGCTGCTCGCCACGGCGGCCGCCACCTTCGACCAGCCGGCCAGGCAGGCGCTGATCCCGGCGCTCGTCCCGCGCGAGCGGCTCGTCGACGCGTTCGCGCTGCTCAACCCGTCGCGCGAGCTGGCCGTGCTGGCCGGTCCCGCGCTCGCCGGTGTGCTGATCGCGGCCGGCGGGCCGGGGGCTGTCTACGTGTTCGACGCCGTCACCTACGCGGTGCTCGTGGCCGTCCTCGCGATGCTGCGCGTGCCGGCGCTGCCCGGTGCGCAGGGCAAGCCCGCGGGGCTCCTGGCGAGCCTGCGCGAAGGGGCCTCGTATGTGGCCCGCCGCCCGGTGGTATGGCAGCTGATGGGCCTGGACCTGGCCGCCACGGTGAGCGGGGCCTACCGGGTGCTGCTGCCCGCGTTCGCCTCCGATGTGCTCCATGTCGGCGCCACGGGCTACGGGTTGCTGTCCGCGGCCCCCTCGGCCGGTGCGCTGCTCGGCTCGGTATGGGTCTTCCGGCTGGTGCGCACCGCTCGCTCGGGGCGCCTGGTGCTGTGGGGCACCGCGGTGTACGGCCTCGCGGTGACGGGGCTCGCCCTGTCGGGCACTTTCGTTCTCGCCCTGGCGGCGGCGCTGACGCTTGGCGCGGCGGACGCGCTGGCGACGACGGTCCGGCACGCCGCCGTGCAGGTCGAGACGCCGGACGCGCTGCGCGGCCGGGTCTCGGCGATCTACCAGATGGCCTCGCGGGGCGGGCCTGCGCTCGGCGACGCCGGGATGGGGGCGCTCGCCGGGGCGATCGGCCCGGTGACCGCGCTCGCGCTCGGCGGGATCGTCCCGGCGGCCGCGGCCGGTCTGGCCGCTGTCCGGGGCCGCCACATTCGCGCCTTCGACGTCCCGAAAGAGGCGCCGTCGGCCGCTTCTTGA